The nucleotide window TCTTCTGGCCCGCGATGCTGGAGGCGACCGACCACGCGGAGCCGCGCGCGGTGATGGCCAGCGGCTTCGTCACCCTCGACGGGAAGGGGTTCTCGACGAGCCGCGACCGCGCCGTCTGGGCCGACGAGTACTTAGAGGAGGGGTTCCACCCCGACCCGCTGCGCTACTACCTCGCGACCAACGGCGGGTTCCAGCAGGACGTGGACTTCTCGTGGGAGAAGTTCGCCGAGCGCGTCAACACCGAGCTGGTGGGGACCGTCGGCAACTTCCTCTACCGCTCCCTGCTCTTCGCCCACCGCAACTACGAGGACGGTCCCGACGCCGACGCCCCGAGCGACGACGTGGCGGCGCGGATCGACGAGGCGGTCGACGACGTCGCCGCCGCGGTCAACGACTACTCCGTCCGGGCGCTCGGCGACGCCGTCACCGACCTCGCCCGCTTCGGCAACGAGTACATCCAGCGCAACGAGCCGTGGAAGCTCGTCGACGAGGAGCCCGACGAGGCCGAGCAGGTCATCTACGACTGCGTCGCGCTCGCGAAGGCCATCGCCGTCCTCTTCGAGCCGCTTGCCCCCGAGAAGAGCGAGCGGCTCTGGGACCAGCTCGGCGAGCCCGGCTCCGTCCACGACGCGACCGTCGAGGCGGCCGGCGAGGCCCCCGCCGGCGACCTGAGCGAGCCGACCGAGCTGTTCGAACAGATCGAAGACGAGCGCGTCGAGGCGCTCAACGAGAAGCTCGAAGCCCGAGTCGCCGAGTCGGAGAGTGACGACGGCGACGACGCCGACAGCAGTGACGACGAGAGCGACGACAGCGACGACGAGAACGACGAGAACGACGAGAACGACGACGGCGACGCAACCCGAGACACCGACATGAGCGACATCGAACCCCTCAGCGACGACCGCATCAGCTTCGACGAGTTCCAGGAGTTGGACCTCCGGGTCGGCCGGATCGAGGAGGCGGACGGGATCGAGGGTGCCGACGACCTCGTGAAACTCACCGTCGACCTCGGGGCGGAGAGCCGGACGATCGTCGCGGGACTCAAGCAGCTTCACGACGTCGACGACCTGCCGGACACGAAGGTGATCGTCCTCGCGAACATGGAGAAGGCAGAGCTGTTCGGCGTCGAGTCGAACGGCATGGTGCTGGCCGCCGGCGAGGAGGCCGACCTCCT belongs to Halorubrum sp. DM2 and includes:
- the metG gene encoding methionine--tRNA ligase, producing the protein MSHDDFPTDRPAVVTCGLPYANGDLHIGHLRTYVGGDVYSRALERLGQETAFVSGSDMHGTPVAVNAEQEGVSPEDFALDWHERYAETFPKFNVEFDNYGHTHDETNVELTQELVRDLDEAGHLYEKEIMVAYDPVDDQYLPDRYVEGTCPYCGAHARGDECDEGCQRHLEPGEIEDPESTITGNPAEYRERTHKFFAVSEFADYLSAFLDRLEGTPNARNQPREWIEQGLQDWCITRDMDWGVDYPGENPQDLVLYVWVDAPIEYIASTKQFSERVGPDAFDWETAWKEGASEEFPEGGEIVHVIGRDIIQHHTIFWPAMLEATDHAEPRAVMASGFVTLDGKGFSTSRDRAVWADEYLEEGFHPDPLRYYLATNGGFQQDVDFSWEKFAERVNTELVGTVGNFLYRSLLFAHRNYEDGPDADAPSDDVAARIDEAVDDVAAAVNDYSVRALGDAVTDLARFGNEYIQRNEPWKLVDEEPDEAEQVIYDCVALAKAIAVLFEPLAPEKSERLWDQLGEPGSVHDATVEAAGEAPAGDLSEPTELFEQIEDERVEALNEKLEARVAESESDDGDDADSSDDESDDSDDENDENDENDDGDATRDTDMSDIEPLSDDRISFDEFQELDLRVGRIEEADGIEGADDLVKLTVDLGAESRTIVAGLKQLHDVDDLPDTKVIVLANMEKAELFGVESNGMVLAAGEEADLLTTYEDAGPGTKVK